From the Desulfovibrio sp. JY genome, one window contains:
- a CDS encoding DUF523 and DUF1722 domain-containing protein yields MPETIRVGVSACLLGQPVRYDGGHKRDAYVVETLGRFFEFVPVCPEVECGLPVPREPMRLVGDPAAPRLVTIKTGLDLTEAMRAFAARRVEELAKENLCGYIFKAKSPSSGYARVKVYNDQGVPVPKGVGLFARAFMDRFPLIPAEDEGRLHDEKLRENFIERIFTLSRWRKALAGDGVTSLPARLVAFTARHKLLLMSHSPEMTRQLGRLTAEARNWPADALPVSYETVLMRALALTATPAKHANVLEHIAGYFKKLLSADEKAELHELITQYRTGLLPLIVPVTLLAHYTRKYDVAYLKDQYYLHPHPVELKLRNHA; encoded by the coding sequence ATGCCCGAAACGATCCGCGTCGGCGTCAGCGCCTGCCTGCTTGGCCAGCCCGTGCGCTACGACGGAGGCCACAAGCGCGACGCCTACGTCGTCGAGACGCTGGGCCGTTTTTTCGAATTCGTGCCCGTCTGCCCGGAAGTGGAATGCGGCCTGCCCGTGCCGCGCGAACCCATGCGCCTTGTCGGCGATCCGGCCGCGCCAAGGCTGGTCACCATCAAAACCGGCCTGGACCTGACGGAGGCCATGCGCGCCTTTGCCGCCCGGCGCGTGGAAGAACTGGCCAAGGAAAACCTGTGCGGCTATATTTTCAAAGCCAAGTCCCCGTCCAGCGGCTACGCCCGGGTCAAGGTGTATAACGACCAGGGGGTCCCCGTGCCCAAGGGCGTGGGCCTTTTCGCCCGGGCCTTCATGGACCGCTTTCCCCTGATCCCGGCCGAGGACGAAGGACGCCTGCATGACGAGAAACTCCGGGAAAACTTCATCGAGCGCATTTTCACCTTGAGCCGCTGGCGAAAAGCCCTGGCCGGGGACGGGGTGACGAGCCTGCCCGCCCGGCTGGTCGCCTTTACCGCCCGCCACAAACTGCTGCTCATGTCCCACAGCCCGGAGATGACCCGCCAGTTGGGGCGGCTTACGGCCGAAGCCAGGAACTGGCCCGCCGACGCCTTGCCCGTGTCCTACGAGACCGTGCTCATGCGGGCCCTGGCCCTGACCGCCACCCCGGCCAAACACGCCAACGTGCTTGAGCATATCGCGGGCTATTTCAAAAAACTGCTCAGTGCCGATGAAAAGGCCGAACTCCACGAGCTTATCACCCAGTACCGCACCGGGCTTTTACCGCTCATTGTGCCCGTCACCCTGCTCGCCCACTACACCCGCAAGTACGACGTGGCCTATCTCAAAGACCAGTATTACCTGCATCCGCATCCCGTGGAGCTCAAACTGCGCAACCACGCGTAG